In the genome of Magnolia sinica isolate HGM2019 chromosome 2, MsV1, whole genome shotgun sequence, one region contains:
- the LOC131237917 gene encoding desiccation-related protein clone PCC6-19-like: MSDFRDGYGNPNRQTDEYGNPIHQTGAPGSGMHGGMAQTGQGVGEPGMMHGSGMHGGMMAPTGHQTGAMGAGVGSGPQQQGQRHGLSGMLHRSGSSSSSSGSSEDDGQGGRRKKKGLKEKIKEKLPGGHKTETEPSGFGHEGGQYVGHPDQHSPEKKGILEKIKEKLPGHH; this comes from the exons ATGTCAGATTTTCGTGATGGATATGGAAACCCAAATCGCCAAACAGACGAATATGGGAACCCAATCCACCAAACAGGTGCACCTGGCTCGGGCATGCATGGTGGGATGGCTCAAACAGGTCAGGGTGTTGGAGAACCAGGTATGATGCATGGCTCGGGCATGCATGGTGGGATGATGGCTCCAACGGGCCACCAGACCGGTGCAATGGGTGCGGGCGTTGGCAGTGGGCCCCAGCAGCAGGGGCAGCGTCATGGCCTTTCGGGCATGCTTCATCGATCCGGGAGCTCCAGCTCTAGCTCTGGCTCG TCGGAGGATGACGGGCAGGGAGGGCGTAGAAAAAAGAAGGGACTGAAGGAGAAGATAAAGGAAAAGCTGCCAGGTGGCCACAAGACTGAGACCGAGCCGTCCGGGTTCGGGCACGAGGGCGGGCAGTACGTCGGGCACCCCGACCAGCATTCTCCGGAGAAGAAGGGCATTTTGGAGAAAATCAAGGAGAAGCTGCCCGGCCACCACTAG